Within bacterium, the genomic segment CCTCGCCAGCAACAGCCCGTCGGCGATGGGCACCAGGGACATCGTCACGCGGACGTCGTCCCGGATTTTACGGTTGAGGTCGCGGATGACGGCCGTCCCCGGGTCGGCGTCGGCGGTGTCGGCCACCCGCCCGTGCCGCAGGGCGTTGTCCAGGGCGACGAGGCCGCCGGGACGCAGGAGTTTTAGGGTTTTCTCGTAGTAGGCGTCGTAGCTCGCCTTGTCCGCGTCAATGAAGGCGAAATCGAACCGCCCGGCGCAACCTTCGGCCAAAAGCGCATCCAGGCTTTGCAGGGCCGGTCCCAGGCGGAGCTCGATCTTGTGCGAAACCCCGGCCTCCTCCCAGCACCGCCGGGCGACGTCGGTCCACTCGCGGCTGGAGTCGCAGGCGACCAGCCTGCCGTCGGGCGGCAGCGCCAGGGCCACCGCGGTGGAGCTGTAGCCGGTGAAGGTGCCGATTTCCAGGCACATTTTCGCCCCGACGAGCTCCACCAGCAGCGCCATGAGCTGCCCCTGTTCCGGGGCGATCTGCATTTTGGCGTTGGGCAGCTTCGAGGTTTCCTCGCGGAGCCGCCGCAGGACCTCGGGCTCCCGCAGGGTGTTTTCCAGGTAGGCGTAGATTTCGTCGGTGACCGCCAGCGTCCGGTTGGCCATCAGTACCCGCTTTCTTCGAGTAGAAGCCTGACCTTCGCGATGCCCGCGTCCCTCACGGCGGGGTCCATTGAGCGCAGCTCGGGAACGCCGACGCCGAGGATTCTGGCGAGCATGATGGCCGCGTAGTCCTTGACCCGGTGGGCGTACATCGAGCCGAGGGTCGCCTCCTCGGAACCCTCGATGAAGCACTCCTTTTCGTCGTCCAGGAAGGCGGCCAGGCCGCCGACCGCCGAATCGCCGCCGGCCGTGACCCGCTCCGCCAGGGAGCCGGAGAGGAAGATCCCGTCCTCGCCGTAGAGGTAGAGGCCCCACTCGTTGTAGGTGACGTCGTTCGCCAGGCGGTAGAGGAGATAGTCGAGGCCGGCCAGGACACGGATGACGTACTCCATCGTCCCGAGCGGCGAATCCCAGCGCAGGAGATGGGGGCCGGTCTCGGTGAAATCGAATATCTCTCCCGCATCCACGACGGCGGTGCTGGTCCCGGCGGGCTCCATGTCCCGGACTGTCCCGTCCGCGCCCTGGACCGAGAGGCCGCCCACGGTCTGCGTCCCGTCCGAGGGGGCGGTCAGGGTCAGAAGGCAGCCGCCCCAGAAGGAATCGGCGGTAACCGTCCGGTCGGTGGGGTTCGTCGCGGTGAAGCCCAGCCACAGCGAGCCGTCGGGCTCGATCACCGGCGTCGAGTGCCAGTTCCAGGGGGAGATGGAGAGGTTCCCGCCGCCGGCGGGTTCGGTATTCGCGGGAACCTCCCCGGCGGCGCAGCCGATTACGGTCGCCGCAACCAGTAAAATGTACCAAAGCCGCATCTTCATTCTCCTCAATCCGTTATCCGGATGGCGTTGGAGATTATCCACGTTTTTTTCAGCCACTTCCGCCGCCGGTAGACCTCGACCCGGAAGACCCCCACCCCCTCCGCCCGGTGGACCAGGCTGCGCCCCGTCCGGGTGACGATGGGGACCCCGTCTTTTACCAGGTTGATTATCCCCCGCTCGGGCAATTGAACGGTCAACGTCCAGGGGCCCTTATCCGGCGAAACTGTGGAACCCATCGGCGCGGTCTCGGTCCCATTCCCGGCGAAAAAGGAAAAGCCACGGGCGGGCCACCAGAACTCCTGGGCGACGAAGCCGCGCCCGGCCTGCATTGCGGAAAGAAGCTCCCGCTCGGTCTCGTCGGCGGAGAGCCCCTCCAGCGGCCGCGTGAAGAGGTGAAACCGGATGAGCCGCAGAGCCGTGGGGTAGGGGAGGATGTCGTAGGTCCGCACCAGGCGGTAGGGGCGGCCGTGGTTGTCGCAGCAGCCGATGACCGGCATCGGACCGCAGGCCAAAAGACGGTCCCAACGCTCCAGGGTCTCCCGCTTCGGGCCGCGCAAAACCCACGCCGGCCGGTTGTAGGCCACGTAGGCGCTCACGATGCCGCGCAGCGAGTCCTGCCAGTCGGTCATCAGGTCCCAGACGTCCAGGGCGTCGTAGCCGGTGACCGACCAGTCCTCCCACTTGTAGCAGCCGATGCCGAACCGGACGTTCCCCCGATGGTCGGGGTGGGGAATGACGCCGAATCCGCCACGGGCGCGGACAAAGTCTATTATTTTCTGGCTGGGGAGTCCGGGGGCGGGGAGCCGGTCCACGCCGAAGGCCAGGTAGTGCGACCGGGGCGGGGTTATCTCCGCCCCCACCCCGAGGAAGATGCGGTGGGCGGATGAGCCTTTCCTCTCCACCGGCCTCACCGAGAGCCAGGGGCCCTCGGGCGAAGCCGAAGCGTACCAGCCGCCCCAGCCGTCATCCCCGGCCCCCAGGGTATCGTGGTCGGTGAGGAAGACGAAGTCCAGCCCGGCGCGGATGCCCTCCCCGAGGATGCGCCCCACGGGCCAGTGGCCGTCGGAGTAGGTCGAGTGGAGGTGGACGACGCCCGTGTACTCGCGGTACCCGTCGGGGAAGGCGGGGCCTGTTCGGGGACGGCTCATCGGGGGGCGGTCCTCATTGGGCGAAGCCGAAGTAGCTCAGGGCCGTCATCACGAGCGCCCAGAGCAGCCAGAGGATGAATACGACCCTGAAGGAGCGTTTCACGGAAAGCCCGGTCACCTCGCGCACGCCGACGGTGAGCAGATAGACGCTCCAGGCGGAGAAAACGTCTATCTGGGAGGCGAAGCCCCTCAAGACCTTCATATACCACTCCGAGGGCATCCGGGGGAACAGAAGCCCCAGGTTGGTCCCCACGTAAACGTCGCCCTTCACCAGCACCAGGACCAGCATCACCACCACCCCCGCGGCCATGGCCACCGATGCCAGGGAGACGATGGAGACGGCGTTGCGGAAGCCCAGCTTCTGCCCGGTGAGCCCCACGCCGACGTTCAGCCCCGCCGAGGCCAGGAGGAGGTAGATGAAAAGCGACACGGGCACCCCGAGGTAGGGGAAGACCTCGCCCATGAAGCCGGTGCCGGCATGGTCCCGGAACTCCTCCAGTCGGGCGACCTGCTCGGCGGGCATCGCATCCCGGTTCTCGCGCAGAATTTCGTTTATCGCCTCGCGCTGGGCCGTCACGGAGTAGGGCATCAGGAGGGGGAGGGTGGCCAGGGAGACGGCGAGGGTGAGGAGGAAAAAGACGAGCCAGCGCGGCCTGGCTTTCAGACCGCGGAAGGCCTCGCCGGGCGACACCACGGCGTCGAGGTACTGGCCGATGGGGCTCTTGTAAACCTGTTCTTCGTTAGTGGAGGCAAGGGGTTTAAACCCCTTGTCTCGTTCTTCGTCGGGCATGGCTGCTCCTCTAGAACCAGAGGTTGGGCAGGGGGACGCGGGCCCAGACGGGCATCAGTTTCGTCAGGTAAACGACCGCCAGGAGGGCGACGGCGTAAACTCCGGCCGCCAGGTCGTCGAGCATGATCCCCCACCCGCCGGACAGCCGCTCGATCCGGCGGCAGGGTGGAAGCTTGGCGATGTCGAAGAAGCGGAAGAGAAGGAAGGCGAGGGCCATGTAGCCCCACTCCCGGGGAAAGAAGGCGAGAATCAACAGCATCACCGCGCCCTCGTCCGCGGTGGCCTGGCTGGGGTCCGGGTCGCGGTAGCGGACGGCCATCCAACTCGTCGCCGGAACGCCGAAGAGGAAGATGAGTGCGCCCAGCGCGCCCGCGAGCCAGGGCCAGGGGGGCAGTATAACGTAGAGCGCACAGGCCGCGAGACTCGCCACCGTGCCCGAGGCGACGGGGAAGAACCCCGTGCCGCCGAAGCTGCCGACGACCAGGTAGGGCGCCTCCCACAACCGCAGCGGCGGTTTTTCGGGAATTCGGGTCCGCTTCACGAACGCCATCCGCCCTCCTTCCCCTCGATTCCGCTCCGCAGAAGCTTTCGGGCGTTGCAGAGGTAGAGCGCGCCGGAGAGAACCGTCTGCGCCACGGAGAGCCCCAGAATCACCAGGTAAGCTATCCGGAACCCGAGGTCGAGGCTCTCTTTCCACTCCCACCCGAGGACGGGGAAGCCGGCGCGGGCCGTCAAGTAGGCCAGCACCGCCAGCACCGCGACCATCTGCATCAGGGTCTTGGCCTTGCCCAGACGGGACGGCGGGATATCCACTCCGCGATGGGCGGCGTAGGCCCGCAGCGTCGTGACGATCAACTCCCGCCAGATAACGATGAGCGCCAGCCACCAGGGCACCGCTTCCACGGCGGCGAAGGAGACGAGGGCGGTGACGACGAAGAGCTTGTCCGCCAGGGGATCGGCGAACTCCCCGAAGGCGGACCGGGTCTCGGTTTTTCTCGCGATGCGGCCGTCGGCGAGGTCGGTGAGGGCGGCCAGGGCGAGGAGGAGCAGCGCCGCCAGATAGGCGTAGAAATGCCCAAAGGCCACCGCCACCACGAAGAGCGGCGCCAGAGCGATTCTAAAGAGGGTCAGCCTGTTCGGCAGCGTCATTCTTCAGTCACCGGCTCGGCGTAGAGGTCGTAGGGCTGGGCCGCGGTGTAGGCGACACGCCTGAAATCACCGGGCAGCCAGCCGTGCCCCTCCGGCAGGGCCACCTCGACCACTCCGTCCACGTCGGGGCAGAAGCGGCGGCCACGGGCTATGGCCCCACTCGCGGCGACGGCGTCCACCAGTACGTCGTCTTGCGTGCCCACCAGACGGGCGTGCCCGGCGAAGGAGATGGCTTCCTGGATGTCGTGGAGCGCCTCGGCGCGTAGCTCCTTCATCTCCTGCGAAACGGGGTCGCCGAGCTCGTCGGCGGCGCGCGTCCCCGGCCGGGCGGAGAAAGTAAATACCCCGAGGTGGTCGAACCCCGTCTCCTCCACGAAGCGGACCAGCCTATCGAAGGCGGCCTGGTCCTCGGTGGGGAAGCCGACCAGGGCGGTTCCGCGCAGGACCAGTCCCGGCACGGTCTTCCGCGTCAGCGCGATGACGGCGGAAAGCGCTTCCGCGTCGCCGGGACGGCCCATGGACTTGAGCACGGCTCCGTCGGCGTGCTGGAAGGGGAAATCGAGGTAGGGCACGAGCTGGGGGTAATTCGTAAAACACTCCAGCAGCTCCGCGTCCACCCGGGCGGGGTTCGGGTAGAGCAATCGAAGCCAGACGTCATCCTCGGGCAATTGAAGGCTCATCGCGGCCAGCAGCCGCACGAGGGACGGCTCGCCGTAGAGGTCGCGCCCGTACGCCGTGGTTTCCTGGGCGACGAGAATCAGCTCCCGCACCCCCTCCTCGACCAGGGACACCGCCTCGGCGACCAGCGTTTCCACGGGGCGGCTCCGCTGGGGCCCGCGCAGGGCGGGAATGGCGCAGAAGGTGCAACCCAGATCGCAGCCCTCGGCCAGCTTGAGGTAGGCGATGTGCGGCAGGGTGAGCGCCACCCTCTCGGGAAGGGGGTCGGGGTTTCCGTCGTAGACCCCTCCGGGCGGGGGGAAATCCAGGAGCGGTTCGGCCTTCCTGCGCCGCTCCAACCGGCCCACCAGCTCGCCGATACGGGCCAGCGCCCCGGTCCCGGCCACGAGGTCCACCTGGGGAAAACGCTCGGCTATCCCGCCCTTCAACGCCTCGGACGCGCAGCCCACCACGGCCAGCCGCGAGCCGGGGTGCGCCTCCTTGAACTCGACCAGCCGCTCTATTTCGGAGAAAGTCTCCTCCAGCGCCTCGGCCAGGAAGCCGCAGGTGTTGATGAGGTAGAGCTCGGCCTCCTCGTCGTTGGTCGGCAAGTACCCGCGCCGCTCGAGCTGGGCCAGCATGACCTCGGTGTCCACCAGCGCCTTGGCGCAGCCAAGAGAAACGATGTGGACTCTCTTCGGGGCTTCATCCACGGGCACTCCCGGTTTGAATCAAAAGGAGGAAGGAGCGTCGCTCCCGGGGGACGCCGGCGGGGACTTTAAAAGGCTCTCCCTCCACCGGCTCGACGACGAGGTCCCGGTCGGTGAAGTAAACCGAGGCGACTTCTTCGGGCGCGCAGAACTTCACGGTTTTCCCGTTGAATGCCGCCAATCCGCCGTCGTCCAGGAGCACCAGCCAGCTATGCGCGTTTGCGTTGTAGGAAAGGTCGCAGAAGGCGGCGGTCCGGCCGCTCTTTTCGCCCAACAGCAGCTCGACGCGCTTCCTCTTCCCGGCGGACAAACGGTCGAGGGAAAAAATGTCCAAAAGCCGCTTCCGCTCCTCCTCATCCAGGGAGGGCATCCCCTTTTCCGGGTCCACCTCACGGGCCAGGCGCTCGAGGACGCGGAAATCGTCGAGCACGAGACTGGGGGCCCCGAACCAGCGCGGCTTCTCATCCAGCGCCGCGGCCTCCAGGTTCCACTTTTCGCCGAAACCGGAAAGGCGTGACAGGTCGTGCTGACACTCGATTATCTCGCCCAGGGGAAACTCCGCGGGGACGTCGTCGGGGCGGAACTCGTGGGGGCCGTTGAGCTCCAGGTAGCGCGCCCAGGCGTAGACCGTATTCACCGTTGAGCCCCGCATGACGGGCCAGAAGGCGGGCGCGGATTCGAGGTCGCCCTTTTCGGCCGCCTCGGCCAGCAGGCTGAAGGCGAGGCGCAACGCGCGCGTCCGGGCCACCAACTCCCCCCAGACCACGGCGGTGTTCGTCTCGGCCAACATCGCGCCGATTCTCTCCGCGAAGAACACGCGCAGTGGATGAGCGACAGATAGCTCTCCCCCAGGAAGACGAGGGGGAGTTCGCACTTCGTACAGACCGTCCAGGGGAGGTCGCGCAGGGCGGACTGCTCCGTTTTGCAGCGCGGGCAGGCGAAGCGGCGCGGCGGAACGAGCAGTCCCTTGGCGAGACTGACGAGCCCGATGACGAGGGCGACCAGGCCCCCGGCCCCGAGGGGAATGCCGAAAAAGATGCCCAGCGGCCCGCCCTGAAGGATCAAAAGCAGTCCGGCCCCGATAAGGAGCAGGCTGAGGCCCGCCGTTCGCAGGTTCCTCCTGAGTCGCTCACGTCTGATTTTACCCGCGTCCATTTAATCCACTTTCACCACTTCGACCCCGGGCGGCGGGGTGAAGTCGAACGTCGAACGGTCCACCGCCGCGTTCAGTTGGATGTTCGACAGCCGGTAGGAAATCGTGTTCCCGATGTCGTCGGTCAGCTCCACCTCGGCCGGGAGCCAGGTTTCGGGGTCCACCCACAACCGCCCCCGAGGGTAGGGGTAGTCGGGAGAAAGGGCGGTCATCTTGAGCACCACCGTGTTGCGCCCGTCCACATCTTCCTCGCCCGCCAGCTCGTAGGAGTAGTCCCGCTCGAAGTAGCCGATCAGATCCCCCAGCATCTCCCGCTCGGCGTAGTCCTCCACCGAGGAGACGATGACCTGGTTATTCCGGGGC encodes:
- a CDS encoding class I SAM-dependent methyltransferase; translated protein: MANRTLAVTDEIYAYLENTLREPEVLRRLREETSKLPNAKMQIAPEQGQLMALLVELVGAKMCLEIGTFTGYSSTAVALALPPDGRLVACDSSREWTDVARRCWEEAGVSHKIELRLGPALQSLDALLAEGCAGRFDFAFIDADKASYDAYYEKTLKLLRPGGLVALDNALRHGRVADTADADPGTAVIRDLNRKIRDDVRVTMSLVPIADGLLLARKR
- a CDS encoding outer membrane lipoprotein carrier protein LolA; translated protein: MRRVVASLLVFTAVLAGDLTTSEVVARVKASYASARTFTCDVRRVTASGMLGQRHVMRGTMTSLLPDEFRIDYVSPFEQSLVCNGKTVWLYTPRNNQVIVSSVEDYAEREMLGDLIGYFERDYSYELAGEEDVDGRNTVVLKMTALSPDYPYPRGRLWVDPETWLPAEVELTDDIGNTISYRLSNIQLNAAVDRSTFDFTPPPGVEVVKVD
- the rimO gene encoding 30S ribosomal protein S12 methylthiotransferase RimO, whose product is MDEAPKRVHIVSLGCAKALVDTEVMLAQLERRGYLPTNDEEAELYLINTCGFLAEALEETFSEIERLVEFKEAHPGSRLAVVGCASEALKGGIAERFPQVDLVAGTGALARIGELVGRLERRRKAEPLLDFPPPGGVYDGNPDPLPERVALTLPHIAYLKLAEGCDLGCTFCAIPALRGPQRSRPVETLVAEAVSLVEEGVRELILVAQETTAYGRDLYGEPSLVRLLAAMSLQLPEDDVWLRLLYPNPARVDAELLECFTNYPQLVPYLDFPFQHADGAVLKSMGRPGDAEALSAVIALTRKTVPGLVLRGTALVGFPTEDQAAFDRLVRFVEETGFDHLGVFTFSARPGTRAADELGDPVSQEMKELRAEALHDIQEAISFAGHARLVGTQDDVLVDAVAASGAIARGRRFCPDVDGVVEVALPEGHGWLPGDFRRVAYTAAQPYDLYAEPVTEE
- the pgsA gene encoding CDP-diacylglycerol--glycerol-3-phosphate 3-phosphatidyltransferase, translated to MTLPNRLTLFRIALAPLFVVAVAFGHFYAYLAALLLLALAALTDLADGRIARKTETRSAFGEFADPLADKLFVVTALVSFAAVEAVPWWLALIVIWRELIVTTLRAYAAHRGVDIPPSRLGKAKTLMQMVAVLAVLAYLTARAGFPVLGWEWKESLDLGFRIAYLVILGLSVAQTVLSGALYLCNARKLLRSGIEGKEGGWRS
- a CDS encoding phosphatidylglycerophosphatase A, producing MAFVKRTRIPEKPPLRLWEAPYLVVGSFGGTGFFPVASGTVASLAACALYVILPPWPWLAGALGALIFLFGVPATSWMAVRYRDPDPSQATADEGAVMLLILAFFPREWGYMALAFLLFRFFDIAKLPPCRRIERLSGGWGIMLDDLAAGVYAVALLAVVYLTKLMPVWARVPLPNLWF
- a CDS encoding Yip1 family protein, whose protein sequence is MPDEERDKGFKPLASTNEEQVYKSPIGQYLDAVVSPGEAFRGLKARPRWLVFFLLTLAVSLATLPLLMPYSVTAQREAINEILRENRDAMPAEQVARLEEFRDHAGTGFMGEVFPYLGVPVSLFIYLLLASAGLNVGVGLTGQKLGFRNAVSIVSLASVAMAAGVVVMLVLVLVKGDVYVGTNLGLLFPRMPSEWYMKVLRGFASQIDVFSAWSVYLLTVGVREVTGLSVKRSFRVVFILWLLWALVMTALSYFGFAQ